The Chanos chanos chromosome 9, fChaCha1.1, whole genome shotgun sequence genome includes the window CCGTTGACGCCTCTACACAAGGATGGGGCGCAAACCCGAGTTCTCTGATACCCTGTCAtgtttttcactgttacacCATTGACATGTTGCGTCCAGCTAATAGCCTTGTCAGCGTGACCCGTTCAGGGTCGGCTCAAGGTCGCTACGTACTCCCCCAGCTCCTCATCCTCGTTTTTGATGAGGAGCAGTTGAGGTAAGGTAGGAGAACCGCTCCACCAGTGTAATGATCagtcttgcccccccccccatcacacatCTTCCACCTTCCTCTGTCCATCTTTCGCATCTTCCCATTTTAAGTGATTtcgttttcttctctttctttgtttcatgtTCACCTGTCTCTCGCCGTCTCTttccctccgtctctctttccttctccatccctctctcctgggTCTTAGGAGCGGTGAGTGATAGTGTTGAGAGGGTGTAGAGGTAACTCAGGAGTGTGTTCACCGTGCTTGTCACCTCTGTTAAACATGATAAATGTGGCGTAGCCTTGGAGAGGAAGCACACCACCCACAAGCTCCGGAGACTTTTCCACGTTAATCCTGCTTCGTCTCTCACGCAGCGGGTTAGAGATGGAGGAAGGcgatgagagagaagaaatctcAACTGACAAACGGGATAATTCGttgaaacagagaacagaacgGGTGGAAAGGTGTCGAAATCTCCATGATTTGTACGAGTACAAACGAATGGTCTCTTTGGAcctgcttttgattttttttttttttttcgaaacaAAATTTCCCAATTCAAATCCTGTCACAACATTTTCGCCTACTTGATCTATGGCTCACGTAATTACATCAAAGACACTGTGATGTCTCCATTCCTACACCTCTGTAATGTCTCAGCTCTATGAATGTCTTTCAGCATCTTTTTTGCTCATTgcatcctctttttttcaaactgtaTTCAATCTTAGTATATAGTGTTTTCCCGTCAGGACTGTGATACTAAGTGTCTGCAGATATTTGCTGTTAAAATGATCAAGAGGAAAATCACAGGGATAACGAGGCTTTTAATCTTATTTCtccatttcattctctcattttcttccctttttttttctctccaggcAAAGTCAAAACACTGTATGACAACCAGACACCCGTTTGTCCCATATGTCAGGTGGTACTGAGGCCGGGAGAGCTACAGGAACACATGGAACAGGAGATGGAGCGACTTTCCCAGTTACACTTGAGGTACAGCCCCATctccattctattctattctattctattctattctattctattctattctattctatctttctttctttctttcttattttctttctttctttctttctttccctccttttatcccccatctctctctttttgtttcctcttgGTGAtcccctctgtcctcctcacacCGAGATGATTGGCCAATCAGATGTGTGCAAATCTGATTTCTTTGCCTTGCCTGAGCTGCTCTGCATTGGCTGTTTGAGGCTTGCAGCAAAGTGAAAATGACAGGAAGCATGCTTTTCTGCCACATTCACTCAGATCTTATTGAAACTCATGAAAATGTATATCCAGTTGAGGCAGGCTGCgtctgagacagagggaagcGGAAGCGTAcatgagagatggaggagagagggtaAACATATTAAAAAGGCAGATGAGACATGTTTGAGTCAGGATAGGAGGGTGACAACAGttatcgttctctctctctctctctctctctctcacacacacacacacacgcatgcatgcacgcacacgcacacacacacgcgcgcgcgcgcgcacgcatgcacgcacgcacgcacgcacgcacacacacacacacacgcacacacacacacacacacacattccctctctgCCTTTGTTCCTGCAGCCTCACAGGTCCCTCCCTAGGCGTATTAAACTCTTTCAAGCCGTGACAGCGTCTTTATGCTCAGCTGCAGGGCATGAGCAATGCCTCTCTATCCCATCATTTATTGTCTCCTCTATCATTTGACTATAATGTTTACAAGACACTATATTGTTCCTGACATATTTCAAAGTGCCAAGCGCTTCAGGCTATCCTCTGACTAATCATAGCGGGCTAATAATGCATTTTTCTGTATGTTAGCataaagagggggagggggagggggagtttAGCTGCTCAATCCACATAAAAGATTTCTCCAATAAAGAAATTACAAGGCTAATCTGCTTAATGGCAGTGCTGTGGATGGTAATGGTCGAAAAGTGAATCAGGCCTCGGGGCGTACGACAGGATTTCTACTGCAGAGGACTACGGCCAGGATGGTTAGAGGAAGCACCTCAGCGTATGTGATCGAAAACAGTATGAGGACAGTACATAGGCAGAGTTCCCCTGAAATTATCCATTTCATTGATATATTTTCAATCGTTAAATGGACTCAAAAGCTCCTCAGCTCAGTTCCTGAAATGATTCTATGAAGGTGTGTTTGTCttaatgtgtgagatgtgagtgtgaatTCGCTCATGGTCAGTTTCTCTCATTCCTCCCCCTCCAGTAAAAGTCCCACACAAAAGAACTGCCTCACCCCAGGCACACCTAAGGTAAGAACACCATCTCATTTAGTTCTCCAAGTCTCTTTACCTTGTAAATCACACCATTATTAACTGAATGTGCTAATTCAAACAAAGTGATAAAGTAACATGGAATTTCAGCCACAGTCTGGTTTATACATTTGACCGCTATTTCACTCATAAATACCCATTAATTtcactattttattttaaggaaGGTAAAGATGAACGACATGAATACTGGTTGTTTATCGTGAattctgcacacacactttcttctaACCTCTGCTCCTCAGTCTCTGCTGTTGTCGGCACACATCAAGCGTGAGGGGGACCCCTCCACCCCATCCCCCCGTCCGGCGGACGAGGCTCTGCAGTCAGACAGATACCAGGTCAGCACACAGGGGCACAAGGACACAATGGGTGGAAATACCATTTTTAACGTACAGATGCATCATTTGGTAGCAAGGAGGTTCTTTTGTTCAAGTAAATAGATACATAAAGTAGATTTATGTATTAAAACAGGTAAAATGAATTGAATCATTCACTGTTAAATCCTTATGCTTTTCTTCAATGCCTGGCTACTCTATTACTCAACCTGTTTCTGTAGGGATAGATATGTCCTATCTGTATGGTAAAAAACTCACACTGCAACTCTTGTGGTTTTGTTTCCTTCACTTTTTTCGCTTtcgctgtttttttgtttgtttgtttgtttttttttacacgtgCTGAAATACGTTGAAGTTTTTACAAATTGATTATTATCAGCCTCACGTTCAAAATGTTCTACACGATGTTAACGTCCCGTCATCTCGGCAGAGTTAAATACAATTTGCTGCCCTCTACTGGACGTTAGGGTTAATGGGACTCTTGAGAGTCTGTGACAGATTAGCGTAAAGATGACTCCATCTTTAACCTTACGATGGTGAATGACtcagccctgttttttttcttttttcttttttcttttaccgtTTCTCATCAACAGACCTTTCTGCGAGTGCGGGCAAACAGGCAAACCAGGCTGAATGGTGCgtgagttttcatttttttttcatatgcatGTGTAAGACTCCTGAGGTCGACATGATTCTGTTGACGTGCCGTTTTAGTTTACGGTGCTAAACACAGGTTTGTATTTGTTGTATTGTGCACTTGCCCTCTGGATATGAGGTTGGATAGAATTAATGAAATCACACATCTCACTTCACATTAGAAGATGTCTTTctgctctgcctgtctctcagagGGCCCTGCCTGGCGCTTGCCAGGATCACAGGCAGCAATGTGGCCCCGGATTCAAGCACAGCAGAGCTTATAAATAGCACAGTCGTTAATGTGTGATCCACACTGTCCCCTGAGAACACTGTCTGCATCACTGCCTTCACCTGGAAAATTGCACTCTGTAGAAAAAATGTAGGTCTGACacttaaatacatacatacatacatacatacacaaataagaGATTTAGCTCCATTAGACGCTAAGCACATTAATATATACGCATTATACTGTGTGCCTTATTGCCCTGTGGATTTAATCTTCCCCAGTGCCTCTTTTTTAAAGGTTATATAAAGATATACATTTGGTTTAATGCAGAGGGCAGAGTGAGCTCCTAATATAGAACATTATGTTGTCATGGGCACACCTCATCTCAGTAACAGCTTTCATCCTCTCTGACCTAGCGCCCTCACAAGCAGAGGATCTATTAACCTTTCACCTTTTGATATGTTAACAGTTGATGACCTCTGCTGGTGCAGGTGCTACACCAAAGAGATTGTCAAAATCACCCCATTACAGCCGCACAACGGACACCCCCATAACCCCTCCTGCTCGCGATCCGGTAAGAACAGTTTTTTGAACTCAGCATATTCAACGCTTGAATCGACGACTTTATCTcaaatttttccaaaaaaaaaaaaaaattgtacataAATTTACCAGAATTAATTCCTAGAGTCTGAAAATAATTGGCTAATTGATCATTCAAATGCGCTGAGCTACGGTTAAGATTCAGAATTATTTCAAAGACACATCGAGAGGTTTTGAAACTCGCTTAGTGTGGGAATAATATGTAATGTTTTCGTAGGGTATTGGACGTCTACGCCAGTCCGTTTACCtttcattcgttcgttcattcataATGAACGCTAATAAGAATTTCTTTACCTCAACAATTTTATGATCTCAAGCAGTTTACAAGGCCCATTAATCTACATTGGCAACCATTAAGAtgtaaaaaaagacacattttgtgtgtgtggaggtgtgagGGGGCGGggtggaggggcggggggggtccTCTGGCTGCGGCTATATGattagtttctctttctctaactaATGACccatttcttcctctccattATCATCAGCTCTACTCTGATTATCAAAATGTCTGGCGTACCTCTGGAGTTATCACCATTGCTCACTTCTTTGGTTGCTCTCTTTGCTCAGTAATCATCAAAGTCTCTTAAAAATTAATGTCCCTTTACATTATTTGCAGTTTATCAAAGAATACTTTGATTTATAAAATAATGGGCGATTTTGTGGTCTGTTCAACGTtgatcactctctttctttctttctttctttctttctttctttctttttctctctctgtctcagtctctctctctctctctggcttacacacacacagacacacacacacacacacacttttgaagTCAAAATTTCCTCAATGattaatgtcctttttttcttttctttttttctcacagccCGACTTGGGAAGCTAAAAAGACGGAAAGCGGAGGAGGGCCAGGTAAAGAACACCCAAAAAGATGTGCAGCGTCTCAGTCTATGCCTAAACCTGTGATTCGCTTAAGCATTGTTTCGCATCTTGAGATGTCAGCATCGGCAGAAAGCATACCTTGCGCTTTGCGGCTCGGAGACATGCCCCGTATCAGAGCCGTAACGCATGCGGCacgactcttttttttttttacgtctcTATTGTCGTCTGTGCTGAAATGTCACACTGTAGAatattctctcattcacagatCACAGCTTTTGGATAGGGCTGTGTTTGATAGGCAGGTCAGACCCCGCAGGTTATGTGCTCTGGCAGCTGTCTGCTTCGGCTCAGACTCGCGTGTGATGGATAGGTTATGTACACTGTTCTGAAAACAGGTCCACAGGGGACATGTCCGTGTCCGTCTCATCGTTCATCGAACCTACATGTGGAATCATGCCATCGTTTTCTGTTTCGTTTCACTCAGCGCATAAATACGAAAAGGCCATTTATAGTTTATATTAGGGTTCACTTCCCTCTCTATTCGCAGGTAACAAGAAACCAAAATGGTGCCGCAAGGGGATTGAAGACATACATcggaaatgttaaaatgtattttgtctgtgtgtgtgtgcgcgcgcgcgcgtgtgcgtgtgtgtgtgcgtgtgtactgtCCACAGAGAAACGGTGTATGTGGAGGGGAGGCAGGCTTCGGGGAAATGGGAAGAGAGGAGTATGGATGGAGCGAACTGAAGAGACTACAGATGGCCACTGTGCTAAGAGGTTTCAAAGGTATAACAGACACCAGCATTATGATACTAGTGGAATTCACACCAATGACAACACTGATAATGATGCTGTAATATATTAAACTGGGGAAAGGCTGTGGTTAAGGTTAGAGCAGTTATTTTGTCATCGGAGTGTGGTCTGCGGAGtgtttctagaacattctctcttATAGCCAGGATGGCCTAGGGTCCTCCTGAAACAGTCGAGCTGACTGAGCTAATTGACACATCCTGCGACCCCTCTTGAAAATCGCAAAGGGGGAGATaagagaatgggggggggggggacttttatctgtcagagaaaggagaagattTGGGAAGGAAACGGTACCGAATATGTCCTTGACAATGCTCTCATGTCGGAGCGTCTTATCTGGACCGACATCTGTGGTCCCCCTTTAGAAGGATTACTTGCCTGTAGTATCCATGGTGATAAGCTGAAGTTTATCACGGACATGAACAACGGTTCACAGGAACACTTAAGGATGGACAGCATGAGACGTTGAAAATTGTTGAAGAAAATTCTAAATGTCCCTCACTTTCTAGCAGTCAGTTTCAGGTGATTTATCAGTATTGGCAAGCTGTGCCTTTTCTGTGTCTATACGTGTTCATGGGATTTGCATTGGCACCATCTCAAACTGGTGTTTTCAGCAGTGAACCAGCTGTGACAGACAAGTATTAAGAAGGAAGGTAATTTTTAGCAGAGAGGTTACATAGCCTGAGGTGAAAAGTGTAGATTAAAGTAGAGAGTTGAATTCAGACTCTGATCATTCAGATTCCCCCAAGAACAAGAGATAGGATCTGGTCACACATCACAAGCCCCTAAACAATCACCATTATTTTAGCGTTTTTCAAATACGTCCATGTTTTAAAGGTGCGTTTTGTGATGTCTTGGTCTTCTGGAAATTTCATATTATTTATAACATTTACaaggaaaacaaggaaaaaaaaacccaacaaaaactTCTCATTGATTTTCAGATCATTGCCTGTATTGTTTACTGTAAACTACAGGGCAGAAAGCCCAAAGAAAGATTATCACAACTCTGTTTATCGGCTATGTACGGCAgtttttacagtaaatgacaAATTCATTGCTCGTGCAAAACATCAGTTGAACTTCTGTTCTCTTCATATATGTCTTCCTCAGGTAGTGGCTTGGTGAACAGCACATCTAAAGAAAATCATGACAGTGATGCTGATCTGGACGTGGATGGAGACGACACACTGGAGTATGGGAAATCCCAGTATCCTTCTCACCAAGTCACAGGATGACTCAACCCATGCCATCAGTACAAGAAGTATAGGGTCAAATCTGGGTCAAAGTTGTCATCATAAATGGATACAAATGATCTGAGATTTAAAGTTTTAATTTGAGTACGTGTGTCATCCCGGAATATTAACCAGTCGGGGACTGTGTGAAAACACCAGTGCCTGGATTCTCCTACTGTGACTCTTCATGATTGTCATACATCTGCAGATTCACTTCCATCATTTTTGATAGATTAAGATTTTTAAAACGTGGGTTGAATTCCTGGGCGTGTTTCCTCAGCGCGTGTTTTCAGATACTCTGAGGCAGATGTCCTTCCATGTTCAAAAGAagaaaccagagagacagaggagagagatgtgcaAAGTGGAGCTGTTTTAAAGTATGCATTACACTCTGTTAATCAACTCTATTTTCACATCACATCTTggtctgtatgtttgttgtttgtgtattataAAACATGTACCCTTTGTCTTGAAGCGGGGGAACACCAACCAGCACGATGACTCCAGATTACACCAAATGGACAAGCACAGGTAAGAACAAGGTCATCTGCTGACTGTaaagtgtgtaaatgtatgtttacAGCTCAGTGGGTGCTTTTGGCCTATTAAAAGTATATATCAaagatagtgtgtgtatgtgtctgtatgtgtgtgtgtgtgcttgcgtgtacCCATAGATCAATAAAATATGTGTTATAATTCACCACACTCTGCTCTTAATATTTTGtgattgtaaatgtttttgttttttgttgtcatcTCCAGAAGCTCCATCCACAAGTAGTGGAGACCAGACCAAGCCTGATGGAAGCCCCACAGAAAGGACAtgcaaaaacactgacatagagacagagtaagCGCTGCTAACAAACACAgaggtcaacacacacacacacacacacacacacacacgcaagcaggcgcacatgcacgcacatacacacgcacgcacgcacaccgcacgcaagcacgcacacagacacacgcacgcacgcatgcacgcacgcacgcacgcacacacatatgtattagTTGCTGTGAGGGAAAGGTGATGTGTTGAATCCTTTACCGTCCTCTCCCCATCCAttttctgtgtctgagagaaagagcaggcaGAATGCAGTGCCCTGACATGGCCAAGCTGCCCCCCCTGGCCTGCAGCTCAGCTCACTGAATGGGTAATTGGGGTTGGAGCTGTGTGCTGAGGACAGGCTGCCGCTGTGATGGATCGTATATATCTGAGGGGGAAAACACAACGGCCTCCAGCCACCTCCCCTCACGCGCGCTCTCTCTGTGCTATGTTTATACGGATGACTCAGCAAATTTTCATGGAAGGAAACAGGGAGATGCTGTTAATGGGTTATAAACTGGTGGACGGATAGAAAAAGCAGATGAGAACATGACATGTGAGGGATCCGTTCGATTCAATTtgattcaattcagttcaactcGATTCAATTTCGATTCGTTtcgattcaattcaattcaactcagCAATAGAAATTGTCCATTTTCACAGGGCAGCTTTACACATTATAGGGTCTGAGAACATCAGTGAGCCAACCTAATGGAACAGTGGCTCTTGACAGAGAGCTGCCAAGGCTCAAAATCTGCCCCCTGATATGACCCGTCCCAAACACCCTATCCCAGCCAGCGTAACCTACCTAAATGCATTCTGATAGGAACCAGACTGTGTGATTCATTTGAGGGAGTGTCATCAATCAGCATGATGGCCTCATCTATCAGGAGGATGGGGTCACGTCGCAGTCACCTTAATTAATCATTCAATATATTCTTCAAGATGTGCTTCATAccacttctctgtgtgtgcttataTGCTTTTGAGAAATTTCCTTGCTTTTGAGAGACAGATGGGACTGTGGATAGTTAACCAGgtgcgctctctctttctctctgtctctctgtctctctctctctctttctctcttcacattgGACACCGTTGACATTGTACATATTCTGCTCAGTTCCTGCACATGATGAATAGCAGAGGGAATGATGCAGGCGTGATAGCTGTTAAATTTTGTGCTCAGCGTCTCTGTCGGCCAGTGAAtaattctttctgtctcagatTTATAAATGATTCTTGGTGGTCTGACCGTCCCATCGGATTATTTCATCTTTAACATCAGCAGGCCTTTAGGGACTGACTTGAAACCTCTGTAAATTTCCATACTGTAGTAGAACACTTCGGTCTCTGTACGGGTAtagcattttgttcttttgacGTCCAAGGTTAAAACCTGAAagtaaaatatgttaaaaaaataaaatctctgCTTACTCTGTACTATTTTTAGTCGCCGGTAACTGAGGAATTTGTCGTTAGACACTGGCAGTCAGTGGGTTTCCAGTAGGGAATCAGTCCTAATATagataattctttttttttttcccccccaccaCCTGACAGCGAAAACAGCATTCATTTACACTTATATTTGGAAACCATTACCTGTGGAATTTCTGATGGATCACATAAACATCCCACTGTCATAGCTGACTTCCTGAGAGGTGATTAAATGGGGGAACAGTTGTGGGGGATTTCCAGCTGGGATTTAGAGGGTTGAAAATTGCATTATTTAATTGGAGAGAAGTGGATATGCTCGAGTGAGGAGCGGAGAGCGAGTTGGGGAATGAGAAACAGTTGTGACAAATGACTGTCTGCTTCATGGCACTAGCCACTCATGCCTCTGAGGATACACTAATACTGCAATTACAGAGAAACATTGTTTATGGATGCTATGACAACTAAGTCCCAGCAAACCTCCGTCAATGCCAGTTCAGCCCCTCCCTGCGTGCAGCCCCCTTCACTGTTACAACCAATTCACCTGCAAATACCTAATCAATCCTCCATATACACTGGTACATTTGTAAAATCAATCTCCATACCTCTCAACCGTCGTACAGCATTACAGGGAATTGCAAGTGTACAGTTTGATGggttttcctttcattttgtttcacgTCTGTTTTTCCGTAAGAATGTCAGACGACTCCGCGTTCACCACACTCGATGTGATGAAGACCAGGATCCGAGAACTGGAGAAACAGCTCTCTCGCGGGGATAGATATAAATGTCTCATCTGCATG containing:
- the rnf220b gene encoding E3 ubiquitin-protein ligase RNF220 gives rise to the protein MDLHRATFKMESTSYMPNPLASPALMVLASTAEAGRDASVPCPPSRPFGVPVSMEKDAHLPFPSGSYTFASMYHRQGAVPGGFPGRDFPASVLHLHPQFAPPNLDCSPLGILNHGGVGAFRPFASPSEERDGGGYQSAFTPAKRLKGCLEPEASIHLRYTDIDGKEFDFAGAHIPSGSPGTLKTGEDAGKKLFAISGLLSDPDASSSPGERKERCKVKTLYDNQTPVCPICQVVLRPGELQEHMEQEMERLSQLHLSKSPTQKNCLTPGTPKSLLLSAHIKREGDPSTPSPRPADEALQSDRYQTFLRVRANRQTRLNARLGKLKRRKAEEGQRNGVCGGEAGFGEMGREEYGWSELKRLQMATVLRGFKGSGLVNSTSKENHDSDADLDVDGDDTLEYGKSQYSEADVLPCSKEETRETEERDVQSGAVLNGGTPTSTMTPDYTKWTSTEAPSTSSGDQTKPDGSPTERTCKNTDIETEMSDDSAFTTLDVMKTRIRELEKQLSRGDRYKCLICMDSYTIPLTSIVCWHVHCEECWLRTLGAKKLCPQCNTITSPGDLRRVYL